AACAGCCATCGCGCAGCCAAAAGCAGAGAGTGGATCGGAGGCCAGGGCTTTTGGGAAGGCCTCGGCAATGGTGGTGCCGATTGCGACGCCACATGGTGTCAGGTGCTTGACGATGACGACAGCAGGTTCATCGAAACTGCTGCTGGCACGCCACGCAGCATCGATATCAAGGATATTGGTGTAGCTCAGGGCTTTACCGTTCAATAGTATGCCACCCAACGGGCCTTCGTGCGGCGTGGCACTGTAATAGGCAGCGACCTGGTGCGGGTTTTCGCCGTAACGCAGAGTCTCGACCTTCTGCACGGCCAGTGATAGCTGGTCTGGAAGCGTGTCTTCGTCGACCTTACTCTGCCCTGCCGCTTGTGCCAGGTAAGCATGGATGGCGGTATCATAATCGCGAGTGTGGGCGAAGGCTTTTACCGCCAGATCGCGCCGGAGCGCCATGTCAACTTCGCCAGTGGCGCGCAAAGCCGCCAGCACGTGTACGTAATCAGCAGGGTCACAGATGGAAATGACCGAGAAGAAGTTCTTGGCGGATGCGCGAATCAGCGTAACGCCGCCGATGTCGATGTCTTCGATTGCGTCCTGAAGCGAGACTCCCTGTTTCGCGATCGTCTCGGTGAACGGATAGAGGTTGCAGACAACCATGTTGATCGGGGCATAGCCGTGCTGAAGCAGCTGACTGCGATCGTCATCACGGTCACGCGCCAGAATCCCGGCATGAATCGCAGGATGCAGAGTCTTCACTCGCCCGCCCAACATTTCGGGAAGTCCGGTCAGCTGCTCGACAGGGGTCACCGGCAGACCCGCTTCGCGAAGCGTGCGTTCTGTTCCACCGCTGGCCACCAAGTCCCAACCCAATTCGTGTAATGTCGCAGCAAACGGCACAAGGTCGGACTTGTCATGTACACTGAGCAGGGCGCGTGGCATTGTTTCCTCTTGTGATGGTGGATGGGTTATCGTGTGCATTATAGCGTCCCCAATAATTGTGCGATATGGCACAAATACATTGTTCCGATTTTCACAATGTGATAGGCTGTGAACATCACCTCTTGGGAGGAGGTCACAACCACATGTCGTCTGCACGCCCTAAAGTCATCATCATTGGCGCGGGATTCGGCGGCCTAAACGCCGCACGTGCCTTTAACAGCCAGCCGGTTGATGTCCTGTTGATCGACCGGAACAACTACCACACGTTTACCCCCTTGTTGTATCAGGTCGCGACCTGCGGCCTGGATCCAAGCGACATCGCCTACCCTATACGCGGGATCTTCCGCCGCCAGGCCAATATGCGCTTTTTGCTCGGTTCCGTGACTGGTATAGATACGGCAAACAGGACCCTCACGGTAAGCGCCGAGGGAGACACCCGCCAGGAACCCTACGACTACCTTGTGTTAGCTGCGGGCAGCGTCACCACCTATTTCGGTAACGCCAACGTACAGCGGGTAGCCTTTGAGGTCAAAGACCTTTCGGGAAGCGTGAGGCTACGTAATCACGTCCTCAAATTGCTCGAACGCGCGGCCTGGACTGAAGACCCGGAGTTGAGGCGCGCGCTGACCACTATGGTCGTGGTCGGGGGTGGCCCGACGGGGCTGGAAACGGCGGGGGCGCTCACCGAACTATACAATTTCGTCGTCAAGCGCGAGTATCCTCACATCTCGAACCTGGATGCGAAAGTGGTCCTGATCGAGGCGACCGACAAGCTGCTTGCGCCATATCCTGAGCGACTGCGCGCTTCAGCCGCGCGGCAGCTCGCGTCATTAGGCGTCGAGGTGAGATTGGGTATGTTCGTCGCCGATGCTGACGTGTCGAGCGTGAGTTTCAAGGACGGCACGGTGATCCCGGCGTATACGCTGGTGTGGGCCGCCGGAGTGGAAGCCTCTCCGCTGGCAAAGCTGCTGGGTGTGCCGTTGGAGCGTGGTGGACGAGTCCC
Above is a window of Candidatus Flexicrinis proximus DNA encoding:
- the purH gene encoding bifunctional phosphoribosylaminoimidazolecarboxamide formyltransferase/IMP cyclohydrolase codes for the protein MPRALLSVHDKSDLVPFAATLHELGWDLVASGGTERTLREAGLPVTPVEQLTGLPEMLGGRVKTLHPAIHAGILARDRDDDRSQLLQHGYAPINMVVCNLYPFTETIAKQGVSLQDAIEDIDIGGVTLIRASAKNFFSVISICDPADYVHVLAALRATGEVDMALRRDLAVKAFAHTRDYDTAIHAYLAQAAGQSKVDEDTLPDQLSLAVQKVETLRYGENPHQVAAYYSATPHEGPLGGILLNGKALSYTNILDIDAAWRASSSFDEPAVVIVKHLTPCGVAIGTTIAEAFPKALASDPLSAFGCAMAVNRQVDEAFAESLGSLLIDDLAAPGFSQGALTLLSQKRKNCRLLQISLPYNGHDLEVRTVHRGFLVQRADTGDPEGSQMKVVTKRAPTPDELAAMKFAWKAMQHVRSNAIVIAGPDATYGIGGGVTSRVDAARLAVAKAGDRARGAVMASDGLIPFADGLEAVADAGVRAVIQPGGSIRDAEVIEAANRYDIAMVFTGVRHFRH
- a CDS encoding NAD(P)/FAD-dependent oxidoreductase, encoding MSSARPKVIIIGAGFGGLNAARAFNSQPVDVLLIDRNNYHTFTPLLYQVATCGLDPSDIAYPIRGIFRRQANMRFLLGSVTGIDTANRTLTVSAEGDTRQEPYDYLVLAAGSVTTYFGNANVQRVAFEVKDLSGSVRLRNHVLKLLERAAWTEDPELRRALTTMVVVGGGPTGLETAGALTELYNFVVKREYPHISNLDAKVVLIEATDKLLAPYPERLRASAARQLASLGVEVRLGMFVADADVSSVSFKDGTVIPAYTLVWAAGVEASPLAKLLGVPLERGGRVPVRDTLAVDGLERVYVIGDMAHLIDSRTHAPHPQMIPVAIQQAKLAARNIMADLWSKPQMPFVYFDKGIMATIGRRRAVAYPFNSIQLTGWIAWLTWLSLHLIWLLGFRNRLQVLLNWVWNYLTFDRSVRLILERTSAPRQIDLPKTSDTP